The proteins below are encoded in one region of Balaenoptera acutorostrata chromosome 11, mBalAcu1.1, whole genome shotgun sequence:
- the LOC102998810 gene encoding protein canopy homolog 2 isoform X3, which produces MKGWGLLALLLGALLGAVWARRSQDLHCGACRALVDELEWEIAQVDPKKTIQMGSFRINPDGSQSVVEVPYARSEAHLTELLEEVCDRMKEYGEQIDPSTHRKNYVRVVGRNGESNELDQQGIRIDSDISGTLKFACESIVEEYEDELIEFFSREADNVKDKLCSKRTDLCDHALHISHDEL; this is translated from the exons ATGAAGGGCTGGGGTTTGCTGGCCCTGCTTCTGGGGGCCCTGCTGGGAGCTGTCTGGGCCCGGAGGAGCCAGGATCTACACTGTGGAG CTTGCAGGGCTCTGGTGGATGAACTAGAGTGGGAAATTGCCCAGGTGGATCCCAAGAAGACCATTCAGATGGGCTCTTTCCGAATCAATCCAGATGGCAGCCAGTCAGTGGTGGAG GTGCCTTATGCTCGCTCAGAGGCCCACCTCACAGAGCTGCTAGAGGAGGTATGCGACCGGATGAAGGAGTATGGGGAACAGATTGACCCTTCCACCCACCGCAAGAACTACGTACGTGTAGTGGGCCGGAATGGAGAATCCAATGAACTGGACCAACAGGGGATCCGAATTGATTCAGACATCAGTGGCACCCTCAAGTTCGCA TGTGAGAGCATTGTGGAGGAATACGAGGATGAACTCATTGAATTCTTTTCCCGAGAGGCTGACAATGTTAAAGACAAACTTTGTAGTAAGCGAACAG ATCTATGTGACCATGCCCTGCACATATCGCATGATGAGCTATGA